The following are encoded in a window of Diorhabda sublineata isolate icDioSubl1.1 chromosome 5, icDioSubl1.1, whole genome shotgun sequence genomic DNA:
- the LOC130444670 gene encoding uncharacterized protein LOC130444670, giving the protein MDSCLGLSRKRVRVTDRDFEETLTRWCDEVKTDHNNDSYVSDSEYILSDHNSDTDQEESEYLEEDEQCDENLETEDKNKYFYGKGKKGESKFRWSKTPLVSSYVRTPKHNIIRQLPYYVMLCSKCSNQKLSKMRDLYKDPTKSDLRDLDMIELNAFLGLLIYIAAFKSNDENITSLFSTDGTGRDIFRCVMNRNRFAILLQCFRFDDSETRQQRKENDPLAPISAIFEKFVANCQAAYTIGHLACVDEMLISFRGRSKFKMYIPQKPCKYVLKLMALTDSRNNYFYNGYLYCGKKTDGNTLTETEKKLLIPTQAELRLSIPIQGSNRNITDDNWFSSIELVNVLKTKNLTYIGTLKKNKSEIPPEFQPNKTRQIGSSLYGFPENVTLLSHVPKKQKAVLLVSSMHSSAAQDPDVDKPEMIHFYNTTKSGVDSLDQKCALYSTGRRTQRWPMAIFFRILDICAANAYILFKSIKIERKDTRLEFMKNLGKQLITEELERRQSNSRVRQEIKVAIRNILGRKEEQPIESVGKLAIRKYCSICPKKLKRKTYTLCSRCRRPVCLQCSSPMFNMHLNIFF; this is encoded by the coding sequence atggaTTCTTGTTTGGGACTATCCAGAAAAAGGGTTCGAGTAACTGACAGAGATTTTGAAGAAACCCTAACAAGATGGTGTGATGAAGTTAAGACGGATCACAACAATGATAGTTATGTCAGTGATTCTGAATACATTCTTAGTGATCATAACAGTGATACTGATCAAGAAGAAAGTGAATATTTGGAGGAAGATGAACAATGtgatgaaaatttagaaacggaagacaaaaataaatatttttatggtaaAGGAAAAAAAGGAGAATCTAAATTTCGTTGGTCTAAGACGCCATTAGTAAGTTCATATGTGAGAACACcaaaacataatataataaGGCAACTTCCttattatgttatgttatgttctAAATGTTCTAATCAAAAGCTATCAAAAATGAGAGATTTATATAAGGATCCCACAAAATCGGATTTACGTGACTTGGACATGATTGAACTAAATGCCTTTTTAGGGTTACTTATATATATTGCGGCTTTCAAATCAAATGACGAAAATATCACTTCGTTGTTTTCAACGGATGGGACAGGCAGAGATATTTTTCGCTGTGTTATGAACAGAAATCGATTTGCTATTTTATTACAATGCTTTAGATTTGATGATTCAGAAACCAGACAACAACGAAAGGAGAATGATCCGCTAGCACCTATTTCTGcaatatttgagaaatttgttgcaaattgtCAAGCTGCTTACACTATAGGACATTTGGCTTGTGTGGATGAAATGCTTATAAGTTTTAGAGGAAGATccaaatttaaaatgtatataccTCAGAAACCATGCAAATATGTCCTGAAACTAATGGCACTAACTGattcaagaaataattatttttataacggATATCTGTATTGTGGGAAAAAAACTGATGGGAATACGCttactgaaactgaaaaaaaattgttgattccAACACAAGCAGAACTACGTTTATCAATACCTATTCAAGGAAGCAATAGAAACATAACGGATGATAACTGGTTTTCATCCATCGAATTGGTTAATGTTTTGAAGACCAAAAACTTGACATACATCggtactttgaaaaaaaataaatcggaAATACCTCCCGAGTTTCAGCCTAATAAGACGAGACAAATTGGAAGTTCCCTTTATGGTTTTCCGGAAAATGTCACTTTGTTATCACATGTACCAAAAAAACAGAAGGCTGTATTACTCGTGTCATCAATGCATTCCTCCGCAGCTCAAGATCCTGATGTCGACAAACCAGAAATGATTCACTTCTATAATACTACGAAGTCTGGCGTTGACAGTCTAGATCAAAAATGTGCTTTATATTCTACTGGCCGTAGAACGCAAAGATGGCCTATGgcaattttctttagaatattaGATATATGTGCAGCAAATGcatatattctttttaaaagtatcaaaattgaaagaaaagatACAAGACTGGAGTTTATGAAAAATCTTGGAAAGCAGCTGATCACTGAAGAATTAGAGAGAAGACAGAGTAATTCACGTGTAAGACAGGAAATAAAAGTAGCTATTAGAAACATTTTGGGAAGAAAAGAAGAGCAACCAATAGAATCAGTAGGTAAACTCGCCATTAGAAAATACTGTTCAATTTGCCCCAAGAAACTAAAAAGGAAAACTTATACATTATGCTCTAGATGCAGGCGTCCAGTATGCCTACAATGTTCATCTCCTATGTTCAACAtgcatttaaatatatttttttaa
- the LOC130444669 gene encoding uncharacterized protein K02A2.6-like, whose protein sequence is MKASGYDSKDDEMKIAIFLNIAGEDAQEESRKLCTFITPFGKYVYNRLPFGLNVSPEVFQRINEKIFGDLPIGIYFDDIIIGRVDEKEHDEILKEVISRAKKFGIKFNRSKVQFKVSEVAYVGQIFSAEGVRPDPDYVKAILELEDPTNKKELLRILEIQTDASQNGIGACLMQQGKPIAFCSRSLTETESRWAQIEKEYLAISYSLSKFHHFVIGRHIVVKSDHKPLVAIHNKDIYKVSSRLQRLKLKLLKYNFTVEYLPGKFMFIADLLSRSFIKSNVKDDPEMEEIVHSLELDLSISKERLLELRNVSSKDLVLSKIIDFCGDGWPEDKKSITNPNIKAFFNLKDNLYVHQGLIFHDYRLVPQTLCHKMLSKLHVGHFGIERSKARTRKLFYWPGLSRDVQDFVSKCKTCLKYSKSVEKSH, encoded by the exons atGAAAGCATCTGGCTATGACAGTAAAGATGATGAAATGAAGATCgctatatttttgaatattgctGGTGAAGATGCTCAAGAG GAGAGTAGAAAGTTGTGTACATTCATTACTccttttggaaaatatgtttaCAATCGATTACCATTTGGCCTTAATGTTAGTCCAGAAGTTTTCCAAAGgattaatgagaaaatttttggtGATTTGCCAATAggaatatattttgatgatattataATTGGGAGAGTAGATGAGAAAGAACATGATGAAATCCTCAAGGAAGTTATTAGTAGAGCcaaaaaatttggtataaagTTCAACAGATCAAAAGTACAATTTAAAGTTTCAGAAGTCGCTTATGTAGGTCAAATATTTTCTGCTGAAGGAGTTCGGCCAGATCCAGATTATGTAAAAGCCATTTTGGAGCTTGAAGATCCAACTAACAAAAAAGAGCTCCTAAGGATACTGG aaatacaaACCGATGCTAGTCAAAATGGCATTGGTGCTTGTCTTATGCAGCAAGGCAAACCAATTGCATTTTGTTCCAGAAGTCTCACAGAAACTGAGTCTCGTTGGGCTCAGATTGAGAAAGAATATTTAGCTATATCATACAGcttatcaaaatttcatcattttgtaATTGGGAGgcatattgttgtaaaaagTGATCATAAACCGTTAGTAGCTATCCATAATAAGGATATTTACAAAGTGTCTTCTAGGCTTCAAAGACTGAAGCTAAAACTGCTAAAGTATAACTTCACTGTAGAATACCTTCCAGGAAAGTTTATGTTTATTGCTGATCTTTTATCTAGATCATTTATCAAATCTAATGTCAAAGATGATCCTGAAATGGAAGAGATTGTACATTCTCTTGAACTTGACTTATCTATCTCTAAGGAACGACTGCTTGAATTAAGAAATGTTTCTTCTAAAGATTTAGTTTTATCTAAAATCATTGATTTTTGTGGTGATGGTTGGCCAGAGGATAAAAAATCTATCACAAATCCAAACATAAAAGCATTTTTCAATCTTAAAGATAATTTGTATGTTCATCAAGgattaatttttcatgattATCGACTTGTTCCACAAACGTTATGTCACaaaatgttatcaaaattaCACGTAGGCCATTTTGGTATTGAGAGGTCTAAAGCTAGGACAAGAAAACTTTTCTATTGGCCTGGTTTGTCTCGAGATGTTCAggattttgtttcaaaatgtaAAACTTGTTTGAAATACAGTAAAAGTGTAGAAAAGAGCCATTAA
- the LOC130444668 gene encoding uncharacterized protein LOC130444668: MQCLKKEYSYNNWKGLMSVILISLQLFNRRRAGEMDRAKIEDYLKYERLKDDYEMLGCMSAEEKKRQKGYIRFLSRGKRCRGVPVMVNREKFEGIQMILKFRKQTNISERNPYLFGLPGKDDFNHLLATRLLNQYSKLCGAKKPHTLCGTELRKHIATKCGTMNLGGVELKDVADYLGHNENIHLDHYRSSATKDIVRMSNILECAQGSINESLDEIGERYSISENSCNGIFEESKNEDNFNIPTSDLCHDVISSNDILSRRSATQLKAYVANCIEKRKQSLKSDQHTKVQRKHWGSAERNAVLTLFQDEMKNKKLPSLKRCEEVLKENSIFEGRTPIMLKAFFNNTKKKKHDK; encoded by the exons ATgcaatgtttaaaaaaagaatattcatACAACAATTGGAAGGGTTTAATGAGTGTTATATTGATATCCCTTCAGCTTTTCAACAGACGAAGAGCAGGAGAAATGGATAGGGCGAAAATAGAAGATTATTTGAAGTACGAACGACTAAAAGATGATTACGAAATGTTAGGATGTATGTCTGCAGAGGAGAAAAAGAGACAAAAGGGTTATATACGATTTCTCAGCAGAGGTAAACGTTGTAGGGGGGTACCAGTAATGGTGAACAGAGAGAAATTTGAAGGTATacaaatgatattaaaatttaggAAGCAAACAAATATATCTGAAAGAAATCCATATTTATTTGGTTTACCTGGAAAAGATGATTTCAATCATCTTCTTGCAACTCGACTATTGAACCAATATTCCAAGCTGTGTGGTGCCAAGAAACCTCACACCTTATGTGGGACTGAACTGCGTAAGCATATTGCTACAAAATGTGGCACAATGAATTTGGGAGGTGTCGAATTAAAAGACGTTGCTGATTACCTAGGGCATAATGAAAACATTCATCTGGATCATTATAGATCTAGCGCTACAAAAGATATAGTAAGGATGTCAAATATACTTGAATGTGCACAAGGAAGTATCAATGAATCATTAGATGAAATTGGGGAGAGATATTCTATTTCTGAAAACAGTTGTAATGGTATATTCGAGGAAtccaaaaatgaagataatttcaatattccaaCTTCAG ATTTGTGCCATGATGTAATATCAAGTAATGACATTTTGAGTAGAAGAAGTGCCACACAACTAAAAGCATATGTAGCCAACTGCAtagaaaaaaggaaacaatCTTTAAAATCAGATCAGCATACAAAAG TTCAAAGAAAACATTGGGGAAGTGCTGAACGAAATGCAGTATTGACCTTATTTCaagatgaaatgaaaaataaaaaactacctTCACTCAAAAGGTGTGAAGAagtgttgaaagaaaattctatttttgaaGGAAGAACACCGATAATGCTGAAGGCATTTTTCAATAACACTAAGAAAAAAAAGCATGACAAATAA